In Cicer arietinum cultivar CDC Frontier isolate Library 1 chromosome 7, Cicar.CDCFrontier_v2.0, whole genome shotgun sequence, a single window of DNA contains:
- the LOC101497587 gene encoding 5-formyltetrahydrofolate cyclo-ligase-like protein COG0212, with the protein MVDMLALRLCYPLTLINNNNYIYCRKTLSPLWNTKPRSYSFFKLEARNSKASFNEAAFEAERLTLDAEARQAMADSLQEDPKAWKWVIRKRIWDAMEANNFAQNPRPVHHRIPNFVSASVAADKMRELDVFRVAQCVKVNPDSPQKQVRYLTLSDGKKLLTPQPRLRTGFFSVIESNMLTSGTIKEACTSVGVAKYGRPIGLDEKIKVDLIVIGSVAVDPTTGARLGKGEGFAELEYGMLRYMGAIDDSTLVVTSVHDCQLVDDIPVEKLLIHDVPVDIICTPTQVIFTNTSIPKPQGIYWDKLSPEKLGQIRILRELKRRIELETGQKLPTGPSENLPPTAQRSRRG; encoded by the exons ATGGTGGACATGCTTGCATTACGGTTATGCTATCCATTGACactcatcaacaacaacaactacaTCTACtgccgcaaaacattatctccTCTTTGGAACACCAAACCTCGCAGTTACAGCTTCTTCAAACTGGAAGCCAGAAACAGCAAAGCTTCCTTCAACGAAGCTGCTTTCGAGGCAGAGCGGCTCACACTCGACGCCGAAGCTCGCCAAGCCATGGCGGATTCTCTACAAGAAGATCCCAAAGCTTGGAAATGGGTAATCCGAAAGAGAATATGGGATGCGATGGAAGCTAATAACTTTGCACAGAACCCGAGACCCGTTCACCACCGTATCCCCAATTTCGTTTCCGCTTCTGTTGCTGCTGATAAG atgAGGGAACTAGATGTTTTCCGTGTTGCACAATGTGTGAAGGTTAATCCAGATTCTCCTCAGAAACAAGTTAGATATCTCACTCTTTCAG ATGGAAAGAAGTTGTTAACTCCTCAACCACGCCTAAGAACAGGTTTTTTCTCTGTAATTGAGTCCAATATGTTAACTTCGGGTACCATCAAGGAAGCCTGTACTTCTGTTGGGGTTGCCAAATATGGACGTCCAATTGGATTAGATGAAAAGATAAAGGTAGATCTTATTGTTATTGGATCTGTTGCTGTTGACCCGACGACAGGTGCTCGATTGGGAAAGGGAGAG GGATTTGCAGAACTTGAATATGGTATGCTGCGGTACATGGGAGCTATTGATGATTCAACACTAGTTGTTACCTCTG TGCATGACTGCCAATTGGTGGATGATATTCCAGTTGAAAAGCTGTTAATCCATGATGTACCAGTGGATATCATTTGTACTCCAACTCAGGTCATTTTTACAAATACATCCATTCCAAAGCCTCAAG GAATTTATTGGGACAAATTGTCTCCTGAGAAGTTGGGACAAATTCGTATACTTAGAGAGCTCAAAAGAAGGATTGAATTAGAGACTGGACAAAAGCTTCCTACTGGTCCATCAGAAAATTTGCCTCCTACTGCTCAACGAAGTAGAAGGGGTTAA